From the genome of Virgibacillus siamensis, one region includes:
- a CDS encoding carbohydrate ABC transporter permease, with protein sequence MRSLLFGTPAIVLLVLFVLGPIIMTFYFSFTNLALTGAAASNTQFIGFENFIRMFQDPSFKSSVIKTIIFLISSAVIGQQVVGFLVAYLMKQKARPFRRIIGILVLAGWITPEVVVAFVWFAFLSDQGTLNTILGMAGMEPVAWLLNFPLVSVIFVNIWHGAAFSMLMYQAALDDIPQEVEEASRIDGANAWQRLWRVTLPIIKGAAVTNMVLVTLQTLGVFTLIYALTGGGPGEKTTTLPIFMYNEAFVNYQLGYGTAISLVLLLIGIILSLIYIRFLKTD encoded by the coding sequence ATGCGTTCATTGTTATTCGGGACTCCGGCGATTGTATTACTTGTGTTGTTTGTGCTTGGACCGATTATTATGACGTTTTATTTTTCCTTCACAAATTTGGCACTTACTGGAGCTGCGGCGAGCAATACGCAATTTATAGGATTTGAAAATTTCATCCGCATGTTTCAGGATCCGAGTTTTAAATCAAGTGTCATCAAAACAATTATATTCCTGATTTCTTCAGCAGTCATCGGCCAGCAAGTGGTCGGCTTTCTTGTGGCATATCTGATGAAGCAGAAGGCAAGGCCATTTAGAAGGATAATTGGTATTTTGGTACTTGCCGGCTGGATTACACCTGAAGTGGTGGTGGCGTTTGTCTGGTTTGCATTTTTAAGTGACCAGGGGACCTTGAACACCATACTGGGAATGGCGGGAATGGAGCCTGTCGCATGGCTATTAAACTTCCCTCTTGTCAGTGTTATATTTGTAAACATTTGGCATGGTGCAGCATTTTCCATGTTAATGTATCAGGCAGCACTGGATGACATACCTCAAGAAGTGGAAGAAGCATCCAGGATTGATGGTGCGAATGCATGGCAACGATTATGGAGAGTAACACTGCCAATCATTAAAGGAGCAGCTGTTACAAATATGGTGCTGGTTACACTGCAAACATTGGGGGTTTTTACGCTAATCTACGCATTAACGGGCGGTGGACCAGGTGAAAAGACGACAACACTTCCAATCTTTATGTATAATGAAGCATTTGTAAATTACCAGCTCGGATATGGTACAGCTATTTCCTTAGTTCTGTTGTTGATTGGAATTATTTTAAGTCTTATCTATATTCGTTTTTTAAAAACCGATTAA
- a CDS encoding extracellular solute-binding protein has product MKRFSKNIVLLLIIILPLSLLAACGGEEEGSSSNTIELIYKSPDDSFKSWMNDVKKQFEKKHDGVTVKITEVKSNEGAYPNKKVLMMKSEDTAPDIVMEDSYMIKADSAAGYLEPLTKDLKKWDGWNKFYKPVKKGVTGEDGNIYGVPISTDVRVLWYNKKVFKDAGLEVPWQPESWEDVVNAAKKIKGEVQVPLWMNSGKAMGEGTTMQTFLPLLYGTDSRLYNAEIGKWIVKSEGFLDVLKFVDTIYSNDLGASLSWGITGQAGAKVSTQLMPEGEVGIALDGNWMSGNWLESGNSPWPEWKENIGIAAVPTKDGQEPGKVTVSGGWTLAVPAKADNKNLAVEFIKLATSKQNLRYGTALTPRKDIAKLDEYQQIPYQGKMTEYLEYTHYRPTYDAYPKVSSNIQAAVEAVTTGTLSPEEALEQFAKDVKRDVGEENTTTE; this is encoded by the coding sequence ATGAAAAGGTTTTCTAAAAACATAGTACTTTTATTAATTATCATTCTGCCTTTATCTTTGCTGGCGGCGTGCGGAGGCGAAGAAGAGGGGTCATCATCAAATACAATTGAATTAATCTATAAATCACCTGATGACTCATTTAAATCATGGATGAATGATGTCAAAAAACAATTTGAAAAGAAACACGACGGAGTGACCGTTAAAATAACAGAGGTTAAAAGTAATGAAGGTGCGTATCCGAATAAGAAGGTATTGATGATGAAATCAGAAGATACAGCACCTGATATTGTCATGGAAGATTCATATATGATTAAGGCGGATTCAGCTGCAGGATACCTTGAACCGTTGACAAAGGACTTGAAAAAATGGGATGGATGGAACAAGTTTTATAAACCGGTCAAAAAAGGTGTGACCGGAGAAGATGGAAACATATATGGTGTGCCAATTTCAACAGATGTGCGTGTGCTTTGGTACAATAAGAAAGTTTTTAAAGATGCAGGTCTTGAAGTGCCATGGCAGCCTGAGAGCTGGGAAGATGTAGTGAACGCTGCCAAAAAAATTAAGGGTGAGGTGCAAGTTCCATTATGGATGAACTCCGGAAAAGCGATGGGTGAAGGTACCACGATGCAAACATTCCTGCCGCTGTTATATGGGACAGATAGCAGACTGTATAATGCCGAAATCGGTAAATGGATTGTTAAAAGCGAAGGATTCCTTGATGTTCTAAAGTTTGTAGACACAATTTATTCAAATGATCTTGGTGCAAGCCTGAGCTGGGGTATTACCGGTCAGGCAGGGGCAAAGGTTTCTACACAGCTTATGCCTGAAGGTGAAGTCGGGATTGCGCTTGACGGAAATTGGATGTCCGGAAACTGGCTGGAATCCGGAAATAGCCCATGGCCGGAGTGGAAAGAAAATATTGGAATTGCTGCAGTGCCAACGAAGGACGGACAAGAACCGGGTAAGGTAACGGTTTCCGGCGGCTGGACATTGGCAGTACCGGCAAAGGCCGATAATAAAAATTTGGCAGTAGAATTTATTAAACTTGCAACAAGTAAACAGAATCTGCGGTATGGTACAGCCTTGACACCACGAAAGGATATCGCCAAATTAGATGAATATCAGCAGATTCCTTATCAAGGGAAGATGACGGAGTATCTTGAATATACACATTACAGGCCGACATATGATGCTTATCCAAAAGTTTCCTCCAATATACAGGCGGCTGTTGAAGCTGTAACAACAGGTACTCTGTCACCTGAAGAAGCGTTGGAACAATTTGCAAAAGATGTTAAGCGAGATGTCGGAGAAGAGAACACGACGACAGAATAA
- a CDS encoding ROK family protein — MRIVESGNMDRNKHLNRSLVLNTIHKYGPISKAKVAEKLELTFATIGNITSELTKTEAIRISGYGDSNGGRKPALYEINWDNFYVIAVDIGVTKVTAAIVNLKAEIFSRQHIVITNSQDSMTVIEKVYKAIDELLDQMEIPSSKIFGIGVSAPGPIDEDEGKILSPPNLQETADIKIKQLLEDRYNLITVLEKDANAAALAEQWFGSIQMKENILYILADQGIGGGIIIGTRIYRGFKNGAGELGHVSIDVDGPRCNCGNFGCLEAMASGIAIIKRVEQEIRRGVSSTLSDLYLQEENNLTLEVIIEHAERGDKLAATVLDEAGRYLGIGVANAINFFAPSKVIFGGQMIDLHPEIVKVAEEIAKSRSFSSFADNITYTKSSFGYQSTLIGAASIIQQKLFDAPQNTIIQR; from the coding sequence ATGAGGATAGTTGAATCTGGTAATATGGATCGAAATAAACACCTTAATCGTTCCTTGGTTTTAAATACAATACATAAATACGGGCCGATTTCCAAAGCAAAGGTTGCTGAAAAACTAGAATTAACTTTTGCTACTATCGGAAATATTACCTCGGAACTTACCAAAACAGAGGCGATTAGAATATCGGGCTATGGCGATTCCAATGGCGGAAGAAAGCCGGCATTGTATGAGATTAACTGGGACAATTTTTATGTGATAGCTGTTGATATCGGGGTGACGAAGGTTACGGCTGCAATTGTCAATTTAAAAGCAGAAATCTTTTCGCGTCAACATATTGTGATTACCAATTCGCAGGACTCGATGACGGTAATTGAAAAGGTTTACAAAGCAATTGATGAGCTGCTGGACCAAATGGAGATACCAAGCTCAAAAATTTTTGGGATTGGCGTATCTGCTCCAGGTCCAATTGATGAAGATGAAGGAAAAATTTTATCTCCACCAAACTTGCAGGAAACTGCAGATATAAAGATTAAGCAGCTGTTGGAGGATCGTTATAACCTAATTACCGTGCTGGAAAAGGATGCTAATGCGGCGGCGCTTGCGGAACAATGGTTCGGAAGTATTCAAATGAAAGAAAACATCTTGTATATTCTGGCGGATCAGGGGATTGGCGGCGGAATTATTATCGGCACCAGAATTTATCGCGGTTTTAAAAATGGTGCTGGTGAACTTGGGCATGTATCTATCGATGTTGATGGTCCGAGGTGCAATTGCGGTAACTTTGGATGCCTGGAAGCAATGGCTTCCGGTATTGCTATTATAAAACGGGTAGAGCAGGAAATTCGCAGGGGTGTATCAAGTACATTGTCTGATTTGTATTTACAAGAGGAAAACAATCTGACACTTGAAGTGATTATTGAACATGCTGAGCGAGGGGATAAACTGGCAGCAACGGTGTTGGATGAGGCGGGTCGCTATCTTGGTATTGGGGTGGCCAATGCAATTAATTTTTTTGCTCCGTCTAAAGTTATTTTTGGTGGTCAGATGATTGATTTGCATCCTGAAATCGTTAAAGTTGCTGAGGAAATTGCGAAATCCCGTTCTTTTTCAAGCTTTGCAGATAATATTACGTATACGAAATCAAGTTTTGGCTATCAATCTACTTTAATAGGTGCTGCTTCCATCATTCAGCAGAAACTGTTTGATGCTCCACAGAATACAATCATTCAACGATAA